From Homo sapiens chromosome 6, GRCh38.p14 Primary Assembly, the proteins below share one genomic window:
- the ADGRF5 gene encoding adhesion G protein-coupled receptor F5 isoform X5 — protein sequence MKSPRRTTLCLMFIVIYSSKAALNWNYESTIHPLSLHEHEPAGEEALRQKRAVATKSPTAEEYTVNIEISFENASFLDPIKAYLNSLSFPIHGNNTDQITDILSINVTTVCRPAGNEIWCSCETGYGWPRERCLHNLICQERDVFLPGHHCSCLKELPPNGPFCLLQEDVTLNMRVRLNVGFQEDLMNTSSALYRSYKTDLETAFRKGYGILPGFKGVTVTGFKSGSVVVTYEVKTTPPSLELIHKANEQVVQSLNQTYKMDYNSFQAVTINESNFFVTPEIIFEGDTVSLVCEKEVLSSNVSWRYEEQQLEIQNSSRFSIYTALFNNMTSVSKLTIHNITPGDAGTPETDIDSSCSRYTLKADGTQCPSGSSGTTVIYTCEFISAYGARGSANIKVTFISVANLTITPDPISVSEGQNFSIKCISDVSNYDEVYWNTSAGIKIYQRFYTTRRYLDGAESVLTVKTSTREWNGTYHCIFRYKNSYSIATKDVIVHPLPLKLNIMVDPLEATVSCSGSHHIKCCIEEDGDYKVTFHTGSSSLPAAKEVNKKQVCYKHNFNASSVSWCSKTVDVCCHFTNAANNSVWSPSMKLNLVPGENITCQDPVIGVGEPGKVIQKLCRFSNVPSSPESPIGGTITYKCVGSQWEEKRNDCISAPINSLLQMAKALIKSPSQDEMLPTYLKDLSISIDKAEHEISSSPGSLGAIINILDLLSTVPTQVNSEMMTHVLSTVNVILGKPVLNTWKVLQQQWTNQSSQLLHSVERFSQALQSGDSPPLSFSQTNVQMSSMVIKSSHPETYQQRFVFPYFDLWGNVVIDKSYLENLQSDSSIVTMAFPTLQAILAQDIQENNFAESLVMTTTVSHNTTMPFRISMTFKNNSPSGGETKCVFWNFRLANNTGGWDSSGCYVEEGDGDNVTCICDHLTSFSILMSPDSPDPSSLLGILLDIISYVGVGFSILSLAACLVVEAVVWKSVTKNRTSYMRHTCIVNIAASLLVANTWFIVVAAIQDNRYILCKTACVAATFFIHFFYLSVFFWMLTLGLMLFYRLVFILHETSRSTQKAIAFCLGYGCPLAISVITLGATQPREVYTRKNVCWLNWEDTKALLAFAIPALIIVVVNITITIVVITKILRPSIGDKPCKQEKSSLFQISKSIGVLTPLLGLTWGFGLTTVFPGTNLVFHIIFAILNVFQGLFILLFGCLWDLKVQEALLNKFSLSRWSSQHSKSTSLGSSTPVFSMSSPISRRFNNLFGKTGTYNVSTPEATSSSLENSSSASSLLN from the exons TCTGCAGACCTGCTGGAAATGAAATCTGGTGCTCCTGCGAGACAGGTTATGGGTGGCCTCGGGAAAGGTGTCTTCACAATCTCATTTGTCAAGAGCGTGACGTCTTCCTCCCAGGGCACCATTGCAGTTGCCTTAAAGAACTGCCTCCCAATGGACCTTTTTGCCTGCTTCAGGAAG ATGTTACCCTGAACATGAGAGTCAGACTAAATGTAGGCTTTCAAGAAGACCTCATGAACACTTCCTCCGCCCTCTATAGGTCCTACAAGACCGACTTGGAAACAGCG ttccGGAAGGGTTACGGAATTTTACCAGGCTTCAAGGGCGTGACTGTGACAGGGTTCAA GTCTGGAAGTGTGGTTGTGACATATGAAGTCAAGACTACACCACCATCACTTGAGTTAATACATAAAGCCAATGAACAAGTTGTACAGAGCCTCAATCAGACCTACAAAATGGACTACAACTCCTTTCAAGCAGTTACTATCA ATGAAAGCAATTTCTTTGTCACACCAGAAATCATCTTTGAAGGGGACACAGTCAGTCTGGTGTGTGAAAAGGAAGTTTTGTCCTCCAATGTGTCTTGGCGCTATGAAGAACAGCAGTTGGAAATCCAGAACAGCAGCAGATTCTCGATTTACACCGCACTTTTCAACAACATGACTTCGGTGTCCAAGCTCACCATCCACAACATCACTCCAGGTGATGCAG GAACCCCTGAGACAGACATAGATTCTAGCTGCAGCAGATACACCCTCAAGGCTGATGGAACCCAGTGCCCAAGCGGGTCGTCTGGAACAACAGTCATCTACACTTGTGAGTTCATCAGTGCCTATGGAGCCAGAGGCAGTGCAAACATAAAAGTGACATTCATCTCTGTGG CCAATCTAACAATAACCCCGGACCCAATTTCTGTTTCTGAGGGACAAAACTTTTCTATAAAATGCATCAGTGATGTGAGTAACTATGATGAGGTTTATTGGAACACTTCTGCTGGAATTAAAATATACCAAAGATTTTATACCACGAGGAGGTATCTTGATGGAGCAGAATCAGTACTGACAGTCAAGACCTCGACCAGGGAGTGGAATG GAACCTATCACTGCATATTTAGATATAAGAATTCATACAGTATTGCAACCAAAGACGTCATTGTTCACCCGCTGCCTCTAAAGCTGAACATCATGGTTGATCCTTTGGAAGCTACTGTTTCATGCAGTGGTTCCCATCACATCAAGTGCTGCATAGAGGAGGATGGAGACTACAAAGTTACTTTCCATACGGGTTCCTCATCCCTTCCTGCTG CAAAAGAAGTTAACAAAAAACAAGTGTGCTACAAACACAATTTCAATGCAAGCTCAGTTTCCTGGTGTTCAAAAACTGTTGATGTGTGTTGTCACTTTACCAATGCTGCTAATAATTCAGTCTGGAGCCCATCTATGAAGCTGAATCTGGTTCCTG GGGAAAACATCACATGCCAGGATCCCGTAATAGGTGTCGGAGAGCCGGGGAAAGTCATCCAGAAGCTATGCCGGTTCTCAAACGTTCCCAGCAGCCCTGAGAGTCCCATTGGCGGGACCATCACTTACAAATGTGTAGGCTCCcagtgggaggagaagagaaatgaCTGCATCTCTGCCCCAATAAACAGTCTGCTCCAGATGGCTAAG GCTTTGATCAAGAGCCCCTCTCAGGATGAGATGCTCCCTACATACCTGAAGGATCTTTCTATTAGCATAGACAAAGCGGAACATGAAATCAGCTCTTCTCCTGGGAGTCTGGGAGCCATTATTAACATCCTTGATCTGCTCTCAACAGTTCCAACCCAAGTAAATTCAGAAATGATGACG CACGTGCTCTCTACGGTTAATGTCATCCTTGGCAAGCCCGTCTTGAACACCTGGAAGGTTTTACAACAGCAATGGACCAATCAGAGTTCACAGCTACTACATTCAGTGGAAAGATTTTCCCAAGCATTACAGTCGGGAGATAGCCCTCCTTTGTCCTTCTCCCAAACTAATGTGCAGATGAGCAGCATGGTAATCAAGTCCAGCCACCCAGAAACCTATCAACAGAGGTTTGTTTTCCCATACTTTGACCTCTGGGGCAATGTGGTCATTGACAAGAGCTATCTAGAAAACTTGCAGTCGGATTCGTCTATTGTCACCATGGCTTTCCCAACTCTCCAAGCCATCCTTGCCCAGGATATCCAGGAAAATAACTTTGCAGAGAGCTTAGTGATGACAACCACTGTCAGCCACAATACAACTATGCCATTCAGGATTTCAATGACTTTTAAGAACAATAGCCCTTCAGGCGGCGAAACGAAGTGTGTCTTCTGGAACTTCAGGCTTGCCAACAACACAGGGGGGTGGGACAGCAGTGGGTGCTATGTAGAAGAAGGTGATGGGGACAATGTCACCTGTATCTGTGACCACCTAACATCATTCTCCATCCTCATGTCCCCTGACTCCCCAGATCCTAGTTCTCTCCTGGGAATACTCCTGGATATTATTTCTTATGTTGGGGTGGGCTTTTCCATCTTGAGCTTGGCAGCCTGTCTAGTTGTGGAAGCTGTGGTGTGGAAATCGGTGACCAAGAACCGGACTTCTTATATGCGCCACACCTGCATAGTGAATATCGCTGCCTCCCTTCTGGTCGCCAACACCTGGTTCATTGTGGTCGCTGCCATCCAGGACAATCGCTACATACTCTGCAAGACAGCCTGTGTGGCTGCCACCTTCTTCATCCACTTCTTCTACCTCAGCGTCTTCTTCTGGATGCTGACACTGGGCCTCATGCTGTTCTATCGCCTGGTTTTCATTCTGCATGAAACAAGCAGGTCCACTCAGAAAGCCATTGCCTTCTGTCTTGGCTATGGCTGCCCACTTGCCATCTCGGTCATCACGCTGGGAGCCACCCAGCCCCGGGAAGTCTATACGAGGAAGAATGTCTGTTGGCTCAACTGGGAGGACACCAAGGCCCTGCTGGCTTTCGCCATCCCAGCACTGATCATTGTGGTGGTGAACATAACCATCACTATTGTGGTCATCACCAAGATCCTGAGGCCTTCCATTGGAGACAAGCCATGCAAGCAGGAGAAGAGCAGCCTGTTTCAGATCAGCAAGAGCATTGGGGTCCTCACACCACTCTTGGGCCTCACTTGGGGTTTTGGTCTCACCACTGTGTTCCCAGGGACCAACCTTGTGTTCCATATCATATTTGCCATCCTCAATGTCTTCCAG GGATTATTCATTTTACTCTTTGGATGCCTCTGGGATCTGAAG GTACAGGAAGCTTTGCTGAATAAGTTTTCATTGTCGAGATGGTCTTCACAGCACTCAAAG tCAACATCCCTGGGTTCATCCACACCTGTGTTTTCTATGAGTTCTCCAATATCAAGGAGATTTAACAATTTGTTTGGTAAAACAG GAACGTATAATGTTTCCACCCCAGAAGCAACCAGCTCATCCCTGGAAAACTCATCCAGTGCTTCTTCGTTGCTCAACTAA
- the ADGRF5 gene encoding adhesion G protein-coupled receptor F5 isoform X6 codes for MRVRLNVGFQEDLMNTSSALYRSYKTDLETAFRKGYGILPGFKGVTVTGFKSGSVVVTYEVKTTPPSLELIHKANEQVVQSLNQTYKMDYNSFQAVTINESNFFVTPEIIFEGDTVSLVCEKEVLSSNVSWRYEEQQLEIQNSSRFSIYTALFNNMTSVSKLTIHNITPGDAGEYVCKLILDIFEYECKKKIDVMPIQILANEEMKVMCDNNPVSLNCCSQGNVNWSKVEWKQEGKINIPGTPETDIDSSCSRYTLKADGTQCPSGSSGTTVIYTCEFISAYGARGSANIKVTFISVGDNSSHKSEVHEVLRHVMEMSTVQSTTRNSLETSKAQEQQANLTITPDPISVSEGQNFSIKCISDVSNYDEVYWNTSAGIKIYQRFYTTRRYLDGAESVLTVKTSTREWNGTYHCIFRYKNSYSIATKDVIVHPLPLKLNIMVDPLEATVSCSGSHHIKCCIEEDGDYKVTFHTGSSSLPAAKEVNKKQVCYKHNFNASSVSWCSKTVDVCCHFTNAANNSVWSPSMKLNLVPGENITCQDPVIGVGEPGKVIQKLCRFSNVPSSPESPIGGTITYKCVGSQWEEKRNDCISAPINSLLQMAKALIKSPSQDEMLPTYLKDLSISIDKAEHEISSSPGSLGAIINILDLLSTVPTQVNSEMMTHVLSTVNVILGKPVLNTWKVLQQQWTNQSSQLLHSVERFSQALQSGDSPPLSFSQTNVQMSSMVIKSSHPETYQQRFVFPYFDLWGNVVIDKSYLENLQSDSSIVTMAFPTLQAILAQDIQENNFAESLVMTTTVSHNTTMPFRISMTFKNNSPSGGETKCVFWNFRLANNTGGWDSSGCYVEEGDGDNVTCICDHLTSFSILMSPDSPDPSSLLGILLDIISYVGVGFSILSLAACLVVEAVVWKSVTKNRTSYMRHTCIVNIAASLLVANTWFIVVAAIQDNRYILCKTACVAATFFIHFFYLSVFFWMLTLGLMLFYRLVFILHETSRSTQKAIAFCLGYGCPLAISVITLGATQPREVYTRKNVCWLNWEDTKALLAFAIPALIIVVVNITITIVVITKILRPSIGDKPCKQEKSSLFQISKSIGVLTPLLGLTWGFGLTTVFPGTNLVFHIIFAILNVFQGLFILLFGCLWDLKVQEALLNKFSLSRWSSQHSKSTSLGSSTPVFSMSSPISRRFNNLFGKTGTYNVSTPEATSSSLENSSSASSLLN; via the exons ATGAGAGTCAGACTAAATGTAGGCTTTCAAGAAGACCTCATGAACACTTCCTCCGCCCTCTATAGGTCCTACAAGACCGACTTGGAAACAGCG ttccGGAAGGGTTACGGAATTTTACCAGGCTTCAAGGGCGTGACTGTGACAGGGTTCAA GTCTGGAAGTGTGGTTGTGACATATGAAGTCAAGACTACACCACCATCACTTGAGTTAATACATAAAGCCAATGAACAAGTTGTACAGAGCCTCAATCAGACCTACAAAATGGACTACAACTCCTTTCAAGCAGTTACTATCA ATGAAAGCAATTTCTTTGTCACACCAGAAATCATCTTTGAAGGGGACACAGTCAGTCTGGTGTGTGAAAAGGAAGTTTTGTCCTCCAATGTGTCTTGGCGCTATGAAGAACAGCAGTTGGAAATCCAGAACAGCAGCAGATTCTCGATTTACACCGCACTTTTCAACAACATGACTTCGGTGTCCAAGCTCACCATCCACAACATCACTCCAGGTGATGCAG GTGAATATGTTTGCAAACTGATATTAGACATTTTTGAATATGAGTGCAAGAAGAAAATAGATGTTATGCCCATCCAAATTTTggcaaatgaagaaatgaaggtgATGTGCGACAACAATCCTGTATCTTTGAACTGCTGCAGTCAGGGTAATGTTAATTGGAGCAAAGTAGAATGGaagcaggaaggaaaaataaatattccag GAACCCCTGAGACAGACATAGATTCTAGCTGCAGCAGATACACCCTCAAGGCTGATGGAACCCAGTGCCCAAGCGGGTCGTCTGGAACAACAGTCATCTACACTTGTGAGTTCATCAGTGCCTATGGAGCCAGAGGCAGTGCAAACATAAAAGTGACATTCATCTCTGTGG GAGATAATTCCAGCCACAAAAGTGAAGTGCACGAGGTCCTAAGGCATGTGATGGAAATGAGTACAGTGCAGAGCACCACCAGGAACAGCCTAGAAACGAGTAAAGCCCAGGAGCAGCAAG CCAATCTAACAATAACCCCGGACCCAATTTCTGTTTCTGAGGGACAAAACTTTTCTATAAAATGCATCAGTGATGTGAGTAACTATGATGAGGTTTATTGGAACACTTCTGCTGGAATTAAAATATACCAAAGATTTTATACCACGAGGAGGTATCTTGATGGAGCAGAATCAGTACTGACAGTCAAGACCTCGACCAGGGAGTGGAATG GAACCTATCACTGCATATTTAGATATAAGAATTCATACAGTATTGCAACCAAAGACGTCATTGTTCACCCGCTGCCTCTAAAGCTGAACATCATGGTTGATCCTTTGGAAGCTACTGTTTCATGCAGTGGTTCCCATCACATCAAGTGCTGCATAGAGGAGGATGGAGACTACAAAGTTACTTTCCATACGGGTTCCTCATCCCTTCCTGCTG CAAAAGAAGTTAACAAAAAACAAGTGTGCTACAAACACAATTTCAATGCAAGCTCAGTTTCCTGGTGTTCAAAAACTGTTGATGTGTGTTGTCACTTTACCAATGCTGCTAATAATTCAGTCTGGAGCCCATCTATGAAGCTGAATCTGGTTCCTG GGGAAAACATCACATGCCAGGATCCCGTAATAGGTGTCGGAGAGCCGGGGAAAGTCATCCAGAAGCTATGCCGGTTCTCAAACGTTCCCAGCAGCCCTGAGAGTCCCATTGGCGGGACCATCACTTACAAATGTGTAGGCTCCcagtgggaggagaagagaaatgaCTGCATCTCTGCCCCAATAAACAGTCTGCTCCAGATGGCTAAG GCTTTGATCAAGAGCCCCTCTCAGGATGAGATGCTCCCTACATACCTGAAGGATCTTTCTATTAGCATAGACAAAGCGGAACATGAAATCAGCTCTTCTCCTGGGAGTCTGGGAGCCATTATTAACATCCTTGATCTGCTCTCAACAGTTCCAACCCAAGTAAATTCAGAAATGATGACG CACGTGCTCTCTACGGTTAATGTCATCCTTGGCAAGCCCGTCTTGAACACCTGGAAGGTTTTACAACAGCAATGGACCAATCAGAGTTCACAGCTACTACATTCAGTGGAAAGATTTTCCCAAGCATTACAGTCGGGAGATAGCCCTCCTTTGTCCTTCTCCCAAACTAATGTGCAGATGAGCAGCATGGTAATCAAGTCCAGCCACCCAGAAACCTATCAACAGAGGTTTGTTTTCCCATACTTTGACCTCTGGGGCAATGTGGTCATTGACAAGAGCTATCTAGAAAACTTGCAGTCGGATTCGTCTATTGTCACCATGGCTTTCCCAACTCTCCAAGCCATCCTTGCCCAGGATATCCAGGAAAATAACTTTGCAGAGAGCTTAGTGATGACAACCACTGTCAGCCACAATACAACTATGCCATTCAGGATTTCAATGACTTTTAAGAACAATAGCCCTTCAGGCGGCGAAACGAAGTGTGTCTTCTGGAACTTCAGGCTTGCCAACAACACAGGGGGGTGGGACAGCAGTGGGTGCTATGTAGAAGAAGGTGATGGGGACAATGTCACCTGTATCTGTGACCACCTAACATCATTCTCCATCCTCATGTCCCCTGACTCCCCAGATCCTAGTTCTCTCCTGGGAATACTCCTGGATATTATTTCTTATGTTGGGGTGGGCTTTTCCATCTTGAGCTTGGCAGCCTGTCTAGTTGTGGAAGCTGTGGTGTGGAAATCGGTGACCAAGAACCGGACTTCTTATATGCGCCACACCTGCATAGTGAATATCGCTGCCTCCCTTCTGGTCGCCAACACCTGGTTCATTGTGGTCGCTGCCATCCAGGACAATCGCTACATACTCTGCAAGACAGCCTGTGTGGCTGCCACCTTCTTCATCCACTTCTTCTACCTCAGCGTCTTCTTCTGGATGCTGACACTGGGCCTCATGCTGTTCTATCGCCTGGTTTTCATTCTGCATGAAACAAGCAGGTCCACTCAGAAAGCCATTGCCTTCTGTCTTGGCTATGGCTGCCCACTTGCCATCTCGGTCATCACGCTGGGAGCCACCCAGCCCCGGGAAGTCTATACGAGGAAGAATGTCTGTTGGCTCAACTGGGAGGACACCAAGGCCCTGCTGGCTTTCGCCATCCCAGCACTGATCATTGTGGTGGTGAACATAACCATCACTATTGTGGTCATCACCAAGATCCTGAGGCCTTCCATTGGAGACAAGCCATGCAAGCAGGAGAAGAGCAGCCTGTTTCAGATCAGCAAGAGCATTGGGGTCCTCACACCACTCTTGGGCCTCACTTGGGGTTTTGGTCTCACCACTGTGTTCCCAGGGACCAACCTTGTGTTCCATATCATATTTGCCATCCTCAATGTCTTCCAG GGATTATTCATTTTACTCTTTGGATGCCTCTGGGATCTGAAG GTACAGGAAGCTTTGCTGAATAAGTTTTCATTGTCGAGATGGTCTTCACAGCACTCAAAG tCAACATCCCTGGGTTCATCCACACCTGTGTTTTCTATGAGTTCTCCAATATCAAGGAGATTTAACAATTTGTTTGGTAAAACAG GAACGTATAATGTTTCCACCCCAGAAGCAACCAGCTCATCCCTGGAAAACTCATCCAGTGCTTCTTCGTTGCTCAACTAA
- the ADGRF5 gene encoding adhesion G protein-coupled receptor F5 isoform X1 yields the protein MKSPRRTTLCLMFIVIYSSKAALNWNYESTIHPLSLHEHEPAGEEALRQKRAVATKSPTAEEYTVNIEISFENASFLDPIKAYLNSLSFPIHGNNTDQITDILSINVTTVCRPAGNEIWCSCETGYGWPRERCLHNLICQERDVFLPGHHCSCLKELPPNGPFCLLQEDVTLNMRVRLNVGFQEDLMNTSSALYRSYKTDLETAFRKGYGILPGFKGVTVTGFKSGSVVVTYEVKTTPPSLELIHKANEQVVQSLNQTYKMDYNSFQAVTINESNFFVTPEIIFEGDTVSLVCEKEVLSSNVSWRYEEQQLEIQNSSRFSIYTALFNNMTSVSKLTIHNITPGDAGEYVCKLILDIFEYECKKKIDVMPIQILANEEMKVMCDNNPVSLNCCSQGNVNWSKVEWKQEGKINIPGTPETDIDSSCSRYTLKADGTQCPSGSSGTTVIYTCEFISAYGARGSANIKVTFISVGDNSSHKSEVHEVLRHVMEMSTVQSTTRNSLETSKAQEQQANLTITPDPISVSEGQNFSIKCISDVSNYDEVYWNTSAGIKIYQRFYTTRRYLDGAESVLTVKTSTREWNGTYHCIFRYKNSYSIATKDVIVHPLPLKLNIMVDPLEATVSCSGSHHIKCCIEEDGDYKVTFHTGSSSLPAAKEVNKKQVCYKHNFNASSVSWCSKTVDVCCHFTNAANNSVWSPSMKLNLVPGENITCQDPVIGVGEPGKVIQKLCRFSNVPSSPESPIGGTITYKCVGSQWEEKRNDCISAPINSLLQMAKALIKSPSQDEMLPTYLKDLSISIDKAEHEISSSPGSLGAIINILDLLSTVPTQVNSEMMTHVLSTVNVILGKPVLNTWKVLQQQWTNQSSQLLHSVERFSQALQSGDSPPLSFSQTNVQMSSMVIKSSHPETYQQRFVFPYFDLWGNVVIDKSYLENLQSDSSIVTMAFPTLQAILAQDIQENNFAESLVMTTTVSHNTTMPFRISMTFKNNSPSGGETKCVFWNFRLANNTGGWDSSGCYVEEGDGDNVTCICDHLTSFSILMSPDSPDPSSLLGILLDIISYVGVGFSILSLAACLVVEAVVWKSVTKNRTSYMRHTCIVNIAASLLVANTWFIVVAAIQDNRYILCKTACVAATFFIHFFYLSVFFWMLTLGLMLFYRLVFILHETSRSTQKAIAFCLGYGCPLAISVITLGATQPREVYTRKNVCWLNWEDTKALLAFAIPALIIVVVNITITIVVITKILRPSIGDKPCKQEKSSLFQISKSIGVLTPLLGLTWGFGLTTVFPGTNLVFHIIFAILNVFQGLFILLFGCLWDLKVQEALLNKFSLSRWSSQHSKSTSLGSSTPVFSMSSPISRRFNNLFGKTGTYNVSTPEATSSSLENSSSASSLLN from the exons TCTGCAGACCTGCTGGAAATGAAATCTGGTGCTCCTGCGAGACAGGTTATGGGTGGCCTCGGGAAAGGTGTCTTCACAATCTCATTTGTCAAGAGCGTGACGTCTTCCTCCCAGGGCACCATTGCAGTTGCCTTAAAGAACTGCCTCCCAATGGACCTTTTTGCCTGCTTCAGGAAG ATGTTACCCTGAACATGAGAGTCAGACTAAATGTAGGCTTTCAAGAAGACCTCATGAACACTTCCTCCGCCCTCTATAGGTCCTACAAGACCGACTTGGAAACAGCG ttccGGAAGGGTTACGGAATTTTACCAGGCTTCAAGGGCGTGACTGTGACAGGGTTCAA GTCTGGAAGTGTGGTTGTGACATATGAAGTCAAGACTACACCACCATCACTTGAGTTAATACATAAAGCCAATGAACAAGTTGTACAGAGCCTCAATCAGACCTACAAAATGGACTACAACTCCTTTCAAGCAGTTACTATCA ATGAAAGCAATTTCTTTGTCACACCAGAAATCATCTTTGAAGGGGACACAGTCAGTCTGGTGTGTGAAAAGGAAGTTTTGTCCTCCAATGTGTCTTGGCGCTATGAAGAACAGCAGTTGGAAATCCAGAACAGCAGCAGATTCTCGATTTACACCGCACTTTTCAACAACATGACTTCGGTGTCCAAGCTCACCATCCACAACATCACTCCAGGTGATGCAG GTGAATATGTTTGCAAACTGATATTAGACATTTTTGAATATGAGTGCAAGAAGAAAATAGATGTTATGCCCATCCAAATTTTggcaaatgaagaaatgaaggtgATGTGCGACAACAATCCTGTATCTTTGAACTGCTGCAGTCAGGGTAATGTTAATTGGAGCAAAGTAGAATGGaagcaggaaggaaaaataaatattccag GAACCCCTGAGACAGACATAGATTCTAGCTGCAGCAGATACACCCTCAAGGCTGATGGAACCCAGTGCCCAAGCGGGTCGTCTGGAACAACAGTCATCTACACTTGTGAGTTCATCAGTGCCTATGGAGCCAGAGGCAGTGCAAACATAAAAGTGACATTCATCTCTGTGG GAGATAATTCCAGCCACAAAAGTGAAGTGCACGAGGTCCTAAGGCATGTGATGGAAATGAGTACAGTGCAGAGCACCACCAGGAACAGCCTAGAAACGAGTAAAGCCCAGGAGCAGCAAG CCAATCTAACAATAACCCCGGACCCAATTTCTGTTTCTGAGGGACAAAACTTTTCTATAAAATGCATCAGTGATGTGAGTAACTATGATGAGGTTTATTGGAACACTTCTGCTGGAATTAAAATATACCAAAGATTTTATACCACGAGGAGGTATCTTGATGGAGCAGAATCAGTACTGACAGTCAAGACCTCGACCAGGGAGTGGAATG GAACCTATCACTGCATATTTAGATATAAGAATTCATACAGTATTGCAACCAAAGACGTCATTGTTCACCCGCTGCCTCTAAAGCTGAACATCATGGTTGATCCTTTGGAAGCTACTGTTTCATGCAGTGGTTCCCATCACATCAAGTGCTGCATAGAGGAGGATGGAGACTACAAAGTTACTTTCCATACGGGTTCCTCATCCCTTCCTGCTG CAAAAGAAGTTAACAAAAAACAAGTGTGCTACAAACACAATTTCAATGCAAGCTCAGTTTCCTGGTGTTCAAAAACTGTTGATGTGTGTTGTCACTTTACCAATGCTGCTAATAATTCAGTCTGGAGCCCATCTATGAAGCTGAATCTGGTTCCTG GGGAAAACATCACATGCCAGGATCCCGTAATAGGTGTCGGAGAGCCGGGGAAAGTCATCCAGAAGCTATGCCGGTTCTCAAACGTTCCCAGCAGCCCTGAGAGTCCCATTGGCGGGACCATCACTTACAAATGTGTAGGCTCCcagtgggaggagaagagaaatgaCTGCATCTCTGCCCCAATAAACAGTCTGCTCCAGATGGCTAAG GCTTTGATCAAGAGCCCCTCTCAGGATGAGATGCTCCCTACATACCTGAAGGATCTTTCTATTAGCATAGACAAAGCGGAACATGAAATCAGCTCTTCTCCTGGGAGTCTGGGAGCCATTATTAACATCCTTGATCTGCTCTCAACAGTTCCAACCCAAGTAAATTCAGAAATGATGACG CACGTGCTCTCTACGGTTAATGTCATCCTTGGCAAGCCCGTCTTGAACACCTGGAAGGTTTTACAACAGCAATGGACCAATCAGAGTTCACAGCTACTACATTCAGTGGAAAGATTTTCCCAAGCATTACAGTCGGGAGATAGCCCTCCTTTGTCCTTCTCCCAAACTAATGTGCAGATGAGCAGCATGGTAATCAAGTCCAGCCACCCAGAAACCTATCAACAGAGGTTTGTTTTCCCATACTTTGACCTCTGGGGCAATGTGGTCATTGACAAGAGCTATCTAGAAAACTTGCAGTCGGATTCGTCTATTGTCACCATGGCTTTCCCAACTCTCCAAGCCATCCTTGCCCAGGATATCCAGGAAAATAACTTTGCAGAGAGCTTAGTGATGACAACCACTGTCAGCCACAATACAACTATGCCATTCAGGATTTCAATGACTTTTAAGAACAATAGCCCTTCAGGCGGCGAAACGAAGTGTGTCTTCTGGAACTTCAGGCTTGCCAACAACACAGGGGGGTGGGACAGCAGTGGGTGCTATGTAGAAGAAGGTGATGGGGACAATGTCACCTGTATCTGTGACCACCTAACATCATTCTCCATCCTCATGTCCCCTGACTCCCCAGATCCTAGTTCTCTCCTGGGAATACTCCTGGATATTATTTCTTATGTTGGGGTGGGCTTTTCCATCTTGAGCTTGGCAGCCTGTCTAGTTGTGGAAGCTGTGGTGTGGAAATCGGTGACCAAGAACCGGACTTCTTATATGCGCCACACCTGCATAGTGAATATCGCTGCCTCCCTTCTGGTCGCCAACACCTGGTTCATTGTGGTCGCTGCCATCCAGGACAATCGCTACATACTCTGCAAGACAGCCTGTGTGGCTGCCACCTTCTTCATCCACTTCTTCTACCTCAGCGTCTTCTTCTGGATGCTGACACTGGGCCTCATGCTGTTCTATCGCCTGGTTTTCATTCTGCATGAAACAAGCAGGTCCACTCAGAAAGCCATTGCCTTCTGTCTTGGCTATGGCTGCCCACTTGCCATCTCGGTCATCACGCTGGGAGCCACCCAGCCCCGGGAAGTCTATACGAGGAAGAATGTCTGTTGGCTCAACTGGGAGGACACCAAGGCCCTGCTGGCTTTCGCCATCCCAGCACTGATCATTGTGGTGGTGAACATAACCATCACTATTGTGGTCATCACCAAGATCCTGAGGCCTTCCATTGGAGACAAGCCATGCAAGCAGGAGAAGAGCAGCCTGTTTCAGATCAGCAAGAGCATTGGGGTCCTCACACCACTCTTGGGCCTCACTTGGGGTTTTGGTCTCACCACTGTGTTCCCAGGGACCAACCTTGTGTTCCATATCATATTTGCCATCCTCAATGTCTTCCAG GGATTATTCATTTTACTCTTTGGATGCCTCTGGGATCTGAAG GTACAGGAAGCTTTGCTGAATAAGTTTTCATTGTCGAGATGGTCTTCACAGCACTCAAAG tCAACATCCCTGGGTTCATCCACACCTGTGTTTTCTATGAGTTCTCCAATATCAAGGAGATTTAACAATTTGTTTGGTAAAACAG GAACGTATAATGTTTCCACCCCAGAAGCAACCAGCTCATCCCTGGAAAACTCATCCAGTGCTTCTTCGTTGCTCAACTAA